The segment ATCCATGAACAACACTTCTAAACCTTGGCTCGTATGCAACTGCACATACGTTGCTTGAGTCACTTCATCGGTGCAGTAGAAGACTCGATTCTCATGACGCTCTTTGTTGCGTTCCAGGTATTCTTGCAAGGTGGTGTAAGTCTTGCCGTCGATCGTATTACTTGCCTCTTGCCAGACATCGCCTTCTGAAGTTTCGACTTCAACTTTCGGCTTGCTCAAATCCGCAGTCGTGCGATAGATCAAAATCTCTTCGACTTGCTTTTTGAACTTGTCATCGTTCAGCGAGCCGAATTTTACAAAGGTTCCGAGGTCTTGCCAGCTTCGGATATAAGCTTCTCGATCGTCTCGGTAGAGTTCTTTTAAGCGATCGCCGACTTTCTTCGCGATGTAATCTGCAATCCGGCGGACGGTGCGATCGCTTTGCAAGAAACTTCGCGAAACGTTCAATGGAATATCAACGCTATCGATCACCCCTTGCAGTGGGAGTAAGAATCGTGGCACAACTTCTTCGCAGTTGTCGCTGACGAAAACCTGATTGCAGAAGAGTTTGATCTGCCCCTTGCTGACATCGACATCGGGCTTGAGTTTGGGGAAGTAGAGAATGCCGTTGACGACAAAGGGATAATCCGTATTCAAATGCACCCACAACAGCGGCTCATCTTGGAACGGATAGAGGTAGCGATAAAACTCTAGATAATCTTCCTTGGTGAGATTGCTAGGTGACTCTTTCCAAGGTGCTTTTTGGCGGTTAATTTGCTCAGGTGCAGTTGCTTCCTGTCCTTCAGATGCTAGGGTTTCTAGCTTAATCGGGAAGGGCAAGAAATCGCAGTACGTCTTGATCAGTTGGCGAATTCTGTAAGGCTCTAAGTATTCTAGTTCTTCTTCTTGGAGGTGAAGTTTTACCGTTGTCCCACGAGTCGATCGCTCAGATGCCGACAATTTGAACTCAGTCGAACCATCACAGATCCAATTGACCGCTTGTGACCCTTCTTTGTAAGACAGGGTATCAATTTCAACCTGCTTCGCCACCATGAAGGACGAATAGAATCCCAATCCAAAGTGACCAATGATTTGCTGATCGCTGCTTGCCTGGTACTTTTGCACAAACTCTTCTGCGCTAGAGAATGCGACTTGGTTGATATATTTTTTAATCTCGTCTGCCGTCATCCCAATGCCGGTATCCGAGATGGCGAGGGATTTGTTTGCTTTGTCGATCGTAATGACAATTTCCGACTCGCCTAGTTCGCCTGAAAACTCACCAGAGCGAGACACCATGCTCAGTTTTTGCAGCGCATCGACCGCGTTTGAAACCAGTTCACGCAAGAAGATCTCATGGTCTGAATACAGCCATTTTTTGATAATCGGGAAAATATTCTCAGTATGAATTGAGATATTCCCCTGCTCTAGGATGGTGGTCATAGGCTTAAGGAGAAATTCTGTTTATAGGCAACGCATTTATTGTGCGTGATGATTGTGCCCTGCGTCTCTATTTTGCTAAGTGCGGGTTTCCCCACCTGCGGAAAGTGGGGAGTGGGGAGGTGGGGGATGATCTACGTCGGAACCTTCACCGTCACATACAACGCCGGACGCATCGGTAATCCCAATGACTCCCACAACACCACAGGCTCGATCGCTGGAATTGCATTCACCTCGATCGATAAGGCTTGATAGTCTTCTAGTTCTGGGGATAAAAATTTTGGCTCAAGCTGTCGATGTTTTTTGAGCGAAGATAAAGCTTCTGATAATAATGGCTGGTCACCCCAAGCAGGCGTATCCCAAGCGCTGATGACGAAAGCTAAAGCGACTTCTGGAAGCGTCGGCTTTTTCTCAGCGCAGCAATAGTTGTAGCAGTAGATATTGAGAGCCGCCTTGCCCATCAACGACTGAGACGGTGGATTAAAATCAACCCGTTCAACTTCATTCAGAGAAGTCTCGATCGCCAGCACATTTGCTAGCGCTTTAGAAATGGCAGGAATCATTATCGTATGTAGCGATTAAAGGGGACAGTTTATGACGATCACAGAGAAGAGATCGTTAGCCGTAAGTCGAACTGAGTCAATAGAAACGATGAAAACCGAGATGTAGCGGGCAAAAGATGGCAATTAGCACCGTATAGAGTACCGATGCGAAATTAGGTCTTTACAAAATAGGTGTTAAATAAATTGCCTCCCTCCGGGAAATTACTGAGATATTTATTAGAATCCGTGGGAATTTTGAGGACTTTTCGGACTCTGGGTTATACAAAAGTATGGTTCTTTATCAATGTGCTTAACTTGTAACCGATCGTATTGGATTACAAGCAAAAAGCACGCACTTTTTAAGATATTTTGTCGTGTTTCCCTAACTTCGGATTCTTGTGGTGTTATGCAAGCTGTCCATTCATTTAAGCGGTTTCCCTCTGCGATCGTATCCCATACGGTCGAGCCTTCCACAGTTGCTGAGAATCCAATTCAAGCGTTTTGTCGGTTGCAAATTGAGCAGATTTTGTCTCAATTTCCAGATCTCGGCATTCGTTTAGTTTTTCATTCTCCAGAGCATTCAAAACGTCAGTGTTTGCTTTATGGTCGCGAATTTTGGTCAGTGTTAGATACGGAGGCTCAAGCATTTTTGGCATCCGAAACTTGGTGGATCAAAAATTCGATCGGGCGATTGATTAAAGTTTTTACAAAATCAAAACCTCGATTCTATGCTTGCCCGATTAGTCCCACCAAACCGGAATACCTGTTGCTTGGAACCCCCAAACTTCTTACGGCAAAGCAGAAAAGATTGATAGAAAACTGCGCAAATCTGTTGAGCCATCATCTCTCAATGGTGCGCGAACTTTATACACAACGCCAGTCGTACCAACAGTTAGAGCAAAAAAACAACCACATTGAGCATCAGGTGAAAAGTCCGATCGCGCTAGTTCAAATTTATACTGAGATGCTACTGACGACTGTTTCTGAACAGCACTCCAGATCGCATCTCGAATCAATTCAGGCATCGATTCAGGATATCAGCCGTCATCTGAAGCAATTGACCGTCAAACAAAAACCGCTGCGAATTGCGGAACACAATTTGAGTGAACTGATCACGGAAAGTCTCAAACAGTTGCAGCCTTGGCTGACTGAGAAGGACATTACTGTGAACTATTCGCGATCGCTGATGCTGATCGATGTCGATGCCTGGCAATTTAAGCAGGTGTTGGATAACTTGATTTCCAATGCGATTCATTTCAGCCCTATCTCTAGTCAGATTGATTGCCACTGGGAAGT is part of the Leptolyngbya boryana PCC 6306 genome and harbors:
- the htpG gene encoding molecular chaperone HtpG, translating into MTTILEQGNISIHTENIFPIIKKWLYSDHEIFLRELVSNAVDALQKLSMVSRSGEFSGELGESEIVITIDKANKSLAISDTGIGMTADEIKKYINQVAFSSAEEFVQKYQASSDQQIIGHFGLGFYSSFMVAKQVEIDTLSYKEGSQAVNWICDGSTEFKLSASERSTRGTTVKLHLQEEELEYLEPYRIRQLIKTYCDFLPFPIKLETLASEGQEATAPEQINRQKAPWKESPSNLTKEDYLEFYRYLYPFQDEPLLWVHLNTDYPFVVNGILYFPKLKPDVDVSKGQIKLFCNQVFVSDNCEEVVPRFLLPLQGVIDSVDIPLNVSRSFLQSDRTVRRIADYIAKKVGDRLKELYRDDREAYIRSWQDLGTFVKFGSLNDDKFKKQVEEILIYRTTADLSKPKVEVETSEGDVWQEASNTIDGKTYTTLQEYLERNKERHENRVFYCTDEVTQATYVQLHTSQGLEVLFMDSFIDSHFVSFLEREYSHIKFSRVDAELDDTLIDKDKAEDIVDPNTNQTRGEQIKDLFLKALGKPKLTIRTEALKGDNAAPPAIVLLPEQLRRMQEMNALLQQQAMQFPEEHILLVNTAHPMIQNLMNLSQGAIVTGSAASPSAELADMICHHVYDLALMAQKGFDADGMKAFVERSNQVLTKLTERALN
- a CDS encoding Pvc16 family protein, with product MIPAISKALANVLAIETSLNEVERVDFNPPSQSLMGKAALNIYCYNYCCAEKKPTLPEVALAFVISAWDTPAWGDQPLLSEALSSLKKHRQLEPKFLSPELEDYQALSIEVNAIPAIEPVVLWESLGLPMRPALYVTVKVPT
- a CDS encoding sensor histidine kinase, with protein sequence MQAVHSFKRFPSAIVSHTVEPSTVAENPIQAFCRLQIEQILSQFPDLGIRLVFHSPEHSKRQCLLYGREFWSVLDTEAQAFLASETWWIKNSIGRLIKVFTKSKPRFYACPISPTKPEYLLLGTPKLLTAKQKRLIENCANLLSHHLSMVRELYTQRQSYQQLEQKNNHIEHQVKSPIALVQIYTEMLLTTVSEQHSRSHLESIQASIQDISRHLKQLTVKQKPLRIAEHNLSELITESLKQLQPWLTEKDITVNYSRSLMLIDVDAWQFKQVLDNLISNAIHFSPISSQIDCHWEVTDQEIVIEISDHGVGLSESDVENLCTPFYSRRPGGTGLGLSIAQKIIHAHNGRLWAGNLPEGGAKFSVALPRYSPKLSIVPAI